A portion of the Bubalus kerabau isolate K-KA32 ecotype Philippines breed swamp buffalo chromosome 1, PCC_UOA_SB_1v2, whole genome shotgun sequence genome contains these proteins:
- the GPRC5A gene encoding retinoic acid-induced protein 3 produces MSTVAPAGCRSDLDPRYYKLCDKKAAWGIVLEALAGMGAVASVAFMIALLVLICKVQDSNKRKLLPTQFLFLLGVLGIFGLTFAFIITLDGGTGPTRFFLFGVLFALCFSCLLVHAFNLTKLVRGRQPLSMLVMLGLALGFSLVQDIIAIEYVVLTMNRTNVNIFSELSPPRRNEDFVMLLIYVLFLMALTFLTASFSFQGSFTAWKRHGAHIYLTTILSIAIWVAWITLLLVPTLGPQWDDTILSSALVANGWVFLLAYIAPEFQLLTRQQNPMDYPVEDAFCQPQFMKQSYGVVNRAYSQEGIIQGTEETGSTLYAPYSTHFQLQNRDSPKDFSIPRVQTRVSPYSDYEGRKDVS; encoded by the exons ATGTCCACAGTAGCCCCTGCTGGTTGCCGCTCAGACCTGGACCCCAGGTACTACAAACTCTGTGATAAGAAGGCAGCCTGGGGCATCGTCTTAGAGGCGTTGGCCGGCATGGGGGCTGTGGCCTCTGTGGCCTTCATGATCGCCCTGCTGGTCCTCATTTGCAAGGTGCAGGACTCCAATAAGCGCAAACTGCTCCCCACCCAGTTCCTCTTCCTCCTGGGTGTGCTGGGGATCTTCGGCCTCACCTTCGCCTTCATTATCACACTCGATGGCGGCACAGGGCCCACGCGGTTCTTCCTCTTTGGCGTTCTCTTCGCCCTCTGCTTCTCCTGCCTGCTGGTTCACGCCTTCAACCTGACGAAGCTGGTGCGAGGGAGGCAGCCGCTGTCCATGCTGGTGATGCTgggcctggccctgggcttcagtcTGGTGCAGGATATCATTGCCATCGAGTACGTGGTCCTCACCATGAACAGGACCAACGTCAACATCTTCTCTGAGCTTTCTCCCCCACGGCGCAACGAGGACTTCGTCATGCTGCTCATCTACGTCCTCTTCCTCATGGCGCTGACCTTCCTCACAGCCTCTTTCAGCTTCCAGGGATCCTTTACTGCCTGGAAGAGACACGGGGCCCATATCTACCTCACCACGATCCTCTCCATTGCCATCTGGGTGGCGTGGATCACCCTGCTATTGGTCCCTACCCTCGGCCCCCAGTGGGACGACACCATCCTCAGTTCAGCCTTGGTGGCCAATGGCTGGGTTTTCCTGTTGGCTTACATTGCACCTGAGTTTCAGCTGCTCACGAGGCAACAGAACCCCATGGATTACCCTGTGGAGGACGCTTTCTGTCAGCCTCAGTTCATGAAGCAGAGCTATGGCGTGGTGAACAGAGCTTACTCTCAAGAGGGGATCATTCAAG GTACTGAAGAGACGGGGAGCACGCTCTATGCTCCGTACTCCACGCATTTCCAGCTACAG AATCGGGATTCCCCAAAGGATTTCTCCATTCCTCGGGTCCAGACTCGGGTTAGCCCTTACAGTGACTACGAAGGAAGGAAAGATGTCAGTTAA